The following coding sequences lie in one Alicyclobacillus curvatus genomic window:
- a CDS encoding M23 family metallopeptidase, which translates to MDANKHPQEQNKEEMQATTKPLAKGAAGSRRIFSKRWVYPAIYLGAAALIIGLMYVKSQVGSSPVTSNAVENPSGQATATTEQFQWPAATSVNPKVTLGFFPSKGTQAQQANALVVYDNGYYPHMGYDIQAASKQTFNVEAALSGKVTSVTANPLYGNIVEMTASNGYQLRYESLGSVDVKVGDTVKQGQVIGTSGTCQFEQSQGNHLYFSVYKNGNPVDPGTLLPKL; encoded by the coding sequence ATGGATGCAAACAAACATCCACAAGAACAGAACAAAGAGGAAATGCAGGCAACCACTAAGCCGTTGGCGAAGGGTGCCGCCGGTTCGCGCCGGATCTTCTCGAAGCGTTGGGTATATCCAGCAATCTATCTGGGAGCCGCAGCGCTCATCATCGGACTCATGTATGTCAAAAGTCAAGTCGGCAGCAGTCCGGTGACCAGTAATGCGGTGGAGAACCCGTCAGGTCAGGCAACAGCGACCACGGAACAGTTCCAGTGGCCAGCAGCTACTTCTGTGAATCCGAAGGTTACCTTGGGCTTTTTCCCAAGCAAGGGGACACAGGCACAGCAGGCCAACGCTTTGGTTGTCTATGACAATGGTTACTATCCTCACATGGGTTACGACATCCAGGCTGCCAGCAAGCAGACCTTCAATGTCGAAGCCGCACTGAGTGGTAAGGTGACCAGCGTTACGGCCAACCCGCTCTATGGAAATATTGTTGAGATGACCGCGTCAAACGGATATCAACTCCGTTACGAGTCTCTCGGCAGCGTGGATGTCAAAGTTGGAGACACGGTGAAGCAGGGACAAGTCATTGGGACAAGCGGCACATGCCAGTTTGAGCAGTCCCAGGGCAACCACCTCTACTTCTCGGTCTACAAGAATGGCAACCCGGTCGATCCCGGTACGCTGTTACCGAAACTCTAA
- a CDS encoding DUF421 domain-containing protein has protein sequence MAHDEVLIFTHSIITFIGLVILARLLKQNFITLIAVGLAAMAGVASLNGAVPWSDWLIATITWVLLTLLVQWGSLKSPQFATLVGKQPTVVVQGGKVLEDNLRKAQTPLAQLLSMLRQKNAFQVADVEMGVLEPDGQLSVLLKSESQPVTPKQLNIPMENIAAPVDIVIDGMVQSQALAQLGVSRSWLAEELRRKRITDIRQVMLAQVDGNGVVHVDLYDDASTAPPTRSNAHPSTLATLKKAQADLESFAMETQNPAAKQLYSTCAKSLQHVIAKTTAFLEEPK, from the coding sequence TTGGCTCACGATGAAGTCTTGATCTTCACGCACAGCATCATCACATTCATCGGACTTGTAATTTTGGCTCGACTGCTGAAGCAGAACTTCATTACATTGATTGCCGTCGGTCTTGCCGCGATGGCTGGTGTCGCATCCCTCAATGGGGCTGTTCCGTGGTCCGATTGGTTGATTGCCACCATCACATGGGTACTTCTTACTTTACTGGTGCAATGGGGGAGCCTGAAGTCCCCGCAGTTTGCCACCCTTGTCGGCAAACAGCCCACGGTAGTGGTACAAGGCGGCAAGGTGCTGGAAGATAACCTGCGCAAGGCTCAGACGCCGCTTGCTCAACTCTTATCCATGCTGCGTCAAAAGAACGCTTTCCAGGTTGCAGACGTCGAAATGGGTGTACTTGAACCGGATGGGCAGTTGAGTGTCCTGCTCAAGTCGGAGAGCCAACCTGTCACACCGAAACAGTTGAACATCCCGATGGAGAACATCGCCGCACCCGTTGATATCGTCATTGATGGCATGGTTCAGTCACAGGCCCTGGCTCAACTCGGCGTGAGCCGCAGTTGGTTGGCGGAGGAACTGAGGCGAAAGCGCATCACAGACATCCGTCAAGTCATGCTAGCTCAAGTGGACGGAAATGGAGTGGTCCACGTTGACTTGTACGACGACGCGTCCACCGCGCCGCCTACACGCAGCAATGCGCACCCGAGTACGCTTGCTACCCTGAAGAAGGCGCAAGCCGATTTAGAGTCCTTCGCGATGGAAACTCAAAACCCCGCTGCCAAGCAGTTGTACAGTACCTGTGCGAAGTCGCTGCAACACGTGATTGCCAAAACGACGGCATTTCTCGAGGAACCAAAGTAA
- a CDS encoding DUF1657 domain-containing protein: protein MTVASQVKQTLAGLKSAQASFEQFALQTQNQQAKQLYQDAANQTQTIVQSLESRVQQLEQEEPQYKGF from the coding sequence ATGACCGTTGCATCACAGGTAAAACAAACGCTGGCGGGCCTAAAGAGTGCACAGGCGAGCTTTGAGCAGTTTGCCTTGCAGACACAAAATCAGCAGGCCAAACAGCTCTATCAGGACGCTGCGAACCAAACGCAAACCATTGTACAGTCACTTGAGAGCAGGGTTCAGCAATTGGAGCAAGAGGAACCACAGTACAAGGGGTTCTAG
- the spoIIID gene encoding sporulation transcriptional regulator SpoIIID: protein MHDYIKERTLKIGEYIVETRNTVRTIANEFGVSKSTVHKDLTERLPEINPDLANRVKEILEYHKSIRHLRGGEATKLKYNKDVEPEPVKNASKKFERKTGVSSGL from the coding sequence GTGCATGATTATATCAAGGAGCGTACTCTAAAAATCGGTGAGTATATTGTAGAAACAAGAAATACAGTCAGGACGATTGCAAACGAATTCGGGGTCTCAAAGAGTACGGTCCACAAGGATTTAACGGAACGTCTGCCAGAAATCAATCCTGATTTGGCGAACCGCGTCAAAGAAATTCTCGAGTATCACAAGTCCATTCGACACCTGCGCGGGGGGGAAGCCACGAAACTCAAGTACAACAAGGATGTCGAACCGGAGCCAGTGAAAAATGCGTCGAAAAAGTTCGAACGCAAGACAGGAGTTTCTAGCGGACTGTAG
- the murA gene encoding UDP-N-acetylglucosamine 1-carboxyvinyltransferase translates to MAKIVIEGGRRLQGTVRIGGAKNAVLPILAASLLASDGASHIDDVPSLLDVEHMSQTIAALGADVQRRPGSIRIDATHVNTYEPPHDLVRQMRASFVVAGPLLTRVGEAVIALPGGCNIGPRPVDLHIKGLEAMGAEARIENGCVHFRAPKGGLRGARIYLDIPSVGATQNIMMAACLARGTTIIENAAKEPENVDLANYLNAMGARVRGAGTDIIRIEGVAAMHGANHNVIPDRIEAGTFLIAGAIAGNGVYVENVVSQHLTSLLAKLEEAGALIEDDVQGIRVYPVEKGRLRALDVKTHYHPAYPTDLQAQMVTALCTAVGTSTITETVFENRFMHVAELQRMGAEIQVEGRTAIIEGIHRLSGAEVTSTDLRAGAALVIAGLIADGITTVGGLHHIDRGYDNLVGKFQGLGARIERIAEPVQVEVG, encoded by the coding sequence ATGGCCAAGATAGTGATTGAGGGCGGACGTCGGTTACAGGGGACAGTCCGTATCGGTGGTGCGAAGAACGCAGTACTACCAATCCTGGCCGCCAGTTTACTGGCCTCTGACGGTGCCAGCCATATTGATGACGTTCCTTCATTACTCGATGTCGAACATATGTCGCAAACGATTGCAGCCCTGGGGGCAGACGTGCAAAGGCGCCCTGGTAGCATTCGGATAGATGCCACGCATGTCAATACTTACGAACCCCCACACGATCTCGTTCGCCAAATGCGCGCCTCCTTTGTTGTCGCGGGACCACTTTTGACCCGCGTGGGTGAAGCTGTCATTGCCTTGCCAGGTGGATGCAATATCGGGCCGCGGCCGGTTGATTTGCACATCAAAGGACTCGAAGCCATGGGTGCAGAAGCCCGCATTGAAAACGGGTGTGTGCATTTTCGCGCGCCCAAGGGTGGACTGCGGGGAGCTCGGATTTATCTCGACATACCAAGTGTCGGTGCCACACAAAACATCATGATGGCCGCCTGTCTCGCGCGAGGGACCACCATCATCGAGAATGCTGCGAAAGAACCGGAAAATGTCGATCTCGCGAATTATCTCAACGCCATGGGCGCCCGCGTGCGGGGGGCCGGGACTGACATCATTCGCATTGAAGGCGTCGCGGCAATGCACGGGGCGAATCACAATGTCATACCGGATCGCATCGAAGCAGGTACGTTCCTCATTGCCGGCGCAATTGCGGGCAATGGCGTGTACGTTGAAAATGTCGTTTCTCAGCATTTAACGTCGCTTCTTGCGAAACTCGAGGAAGCTGGCGCGCTGATTGAGGACGACGTGCAAGGCATCCGCGTGTATCCCGTTGAAAAGGGACGGTTGCGTGCACTTGATGTAAAGACGCATTACCACCCTGCTTACCCAACCGATTTGCAAGCGCAGATGGTCACAGCCCTGTGTACTGCAGTCGGCACGAGCACAATTACGGAAACCGTGTTTGAGAACCGCTTCATGCATGTGGCTGAGTTGCAGCGGATGGGGGCGGAGATCCAGGTTGAGGGTCGCACCGCCATCATCGAAGGCATCCACCGCTTGTCTGGCGCAGAGGTCACGTCGACCGATTTGCGTGCGGGTGCTGCGCTTGTTATCGCCGGTTTGATAGCCGACGGTATCACGACAGTGGGCGGACTGCATCACATCGACAGAGGGTACGACAACCTTGTCGGCAAATTCCAGGGGCTTGGGGCGCGCATTGAGCGCATCGCAGAACCCGTACAGGTGGAAGTCGGCTAA